The following proteins are encoded in a genomic region of Vibrio tasmaniensis:
- the znuB gene encoding zinc ABC transporter permease subunit ZnuB, translated as MLEFLLPSILAGLGIALIAGPLGSFVVWRKMAYFGDTLAHASLMGLALGFLFNINLYFALLICCLMLAVLLVTLQKQKLVATDTLLGILAHSALSLGLVAVSFLDNVRVDLMSYLFGDLLAVSPTDLVFIYAGAAVIGVVLAIFWRPLLSTTVNEDLAAVDGINIDLMRLILMLLVGIVIAVGMKFVGALIMTSLLIIPAATARKFANTPEQMAFLASVIGSIAVFGGLSLSWFYDTPAGPSVVISAAAMFMLSQMVRSRA; from the coding sequence ATGCTTGAGTTTCTTCTTCCCTCTATTTTAGCTGGCTTGGGCATTGCTCTAATCGCGGGGCCACTAGGTTCATTCGTAGTGTGGCGCAAGATGGCTTACTTTGGAGACACGCTTGCTCACGCTTCTTTGATGGGCTTAGCACTTGGCTTTCTGTTCAACATTAACTTATATTTCGCGCTGCTGATTTGTTGTTTAATGCTGGCTGTGTTGCTAGTGACTTTACAAAAACAAAAACTGGTCGCGACCGATACCCTACTCGGTATTTTGGCGCACAGCGCTCTGTCTTTGGGTCTTGTCGCCGTGAGTTTCTTAGATAACGTGCGTGTTGACCTAATGAGCTACCTATTTGGTGACTTGCTTGCAGTGTCTCCGACAGATTTGGTATTCATCTATGCGGGTGCTGCCGTGATTGGAGTGGTACTTGCTATCTTTTGGCGACCACTATTGTCGACGACCGTTAACGAAGATCTCGCAGCGGTTGATGGCATCAACATTGATTTAATGCGTCTTATTTTGATGCTATTGGTTGGGATCGTGATTGCGGTAGGTATGAAGTTTGTTGGTGCGTTAATCATGACCTCACTACTTATCATTCCGGCAGCAACGGCAAGAAAATTCGCCAATACACCCGAACAAATGGCATTCCTTGCATCGGTAATTGGTTCTATCGCTGTGTTCGGAGGATTGAGCTTGTCTTGGTTCTATGACACACCGGCCGGCCCTTCTGTTGTTATCAGTGCTGCAGCAATGTTTATGTTATCTCAAATGGTTAGAAGCCGAGCTTAG